Proteins from a single region of Methanobrevibacter ruminantium:
- the psmA gene encoding archaeal proteasome endopeptidase complex subunit alpha — protein MQPLQQQNAGYDRAITVFSPDGRLFQVEYAREAVKRGTTSLGLKSKEGVVLIVDKRTVSRLVEAKSIEKIFQIDNHIGAATSGLVADARALIERARIESQINRITYNEPILVGGLAKKICDMKQMYTQNGGVRPFGSALIIGGVNGEEVKLFETDPSGALIEYKATAIGSGVQAAMDVFEERYEDDISLEDAINLGLDALYEATEGRTTAQSVEIAVIEVDTQSYRKLSDDEVSEYVEALLERNAEEEEEESEEEDEEVVEEKADGTAEDEAFEETSEDVVDENVSEESDGEEGSEE, from the coding sequence ATGCAACCTTTACAACAACAAAATGCGGGCTATGACAGAGCAATTACTGTATTTAGCCCAGATGGAAGACTTTTCCAAGTAGAATATGCAAGAGAAGCTGTAAAAAGAGGAACTACCTCTTTAGGTCTTAAATCCAAAGAAGGTGTAGTTCTCATTGTAGATAAAAGAACTGTAAGCAGATTAGTTGAAGCAAAATCTATTGAAAAAATATTCCAAATCGATAATCATATTGGTGCTGCTACTTCTGGTCTTGTAGCTGATGCAAGAGCATTAATCGAAAGAGCACGTATTGAATCTCAAATTAACAGAATAACCTATAATGAACCAATTCTTGTTGGAGGTTTAGCTAAAAAAATCTGTGACATGAAACAAATGTACACTCAAAATGGTGGTGTAAGACCTTTCGGTTCAGCACTCATCATTGGTGGAGTGAACGGTGAAGAAGTAAAATTATTCGAAACAGACCCAAGTGGTGCTTTAATTGAATACAAGGCCACTGCTATTGGATCTGGTGTACAAGCAGCTATGGATGTCTTTGAGGAAAGATATGAAGACGACATTAGCTTAGAGGATGCAATCAACTTAGGTTTAGATGCACTTTATGAAGCTACTGAAGGAAGAACCACTGCTCAAAGCGTTGAAATAGCTGTCATTGAAGTAGATACTCAAAGCTACAGAAAATTATCTGATGATGAAGTATCTGAGTATGTCGAAGCTCTTCTTGAGAGAAATGCTGAAGAAGAGGAAGAGGAATCTGAGGAAGAGGATGAAGAAGTAGTCGAAGAAAAAGCAGATGGAACTGCTGAAGATGAAGCTTTCGAAGAGACTTCTGAAGATGTTGTAGATGAAAATGTTTCTGAAGAAAGCGATGGTGAAGAAGGTTCTGAAGAGTAA